The Brassica napus cultivar Da-Ae chromosome C7, Da-Ae, whole genome shotgun sequence genome has a segment encoding these proteins:
- the LOC125590476 gene encoding secreted RxLR effector protein 161-like: protein MEANMKISKAEDEREIDTAEFRRIIRCLRYLLHTRPDLCYTVGVLSTYMHNLRNSHGQAIKHILWHVKGATNFSLFFKRDGSKSIVGYSDISHNIDLDAGRTMSGHVFYYGSSLITWMSQKQQTVALSSCEAEFMAAT from the coding sequence ATGGAGGCGAATATGAAGATCTCAAAAGCTGAAGATGAACGAGAGATAGATACTGCAGAGTTCAGAAGAATCATACGATGTTTGAGGTATCTGCTTCACACAAGACCCGACTTATGTTACACAGTTGGTGTTCTTAGTACCTACATGCACAATTTGAGAAACTCTCACGGACAAGCCATCAAACACATATTGTGGCATGTGAAAGGAGCAACAAACTTTAGTTTGTTCTTCAAGAGAGATGGGTCAAAGAGTATCGTTGGTTATAGTGACATCAGTCACAACATTGATCTCGATGCCGGGAGGACCATGTCAGGACATGTATTCTACTACGGCTCATCACTGATCACTTGGATGTCGCAGAAGCAGCAGACGGTTGCATTGTCATCATGCGAAGCAGAGTTCATGGCAGCAACATAA
- the LOC106393659 gene encoding uncharacterized protein LOC106393659 encodes MADVARAPRTKDLGSASIQCLMLTSTNYTVWSMKMKVLLHVHEVWDTIEPGSDDQKKKDVLIALLFQSVPETLILHVGDQTASKEIWNTIKSQHLGADRVREARLQTLMTKFDRLKMDDNDTVDDFAGKISSLSSKATSLGENIEESKMVKKFLKGLPRYKYIQIVASLEKVLDLNKAGFEDIVGTLKAYEERVGEETQKEDQGKLMFSNNEEHSQRGYENSRGSLEENGLVEAEVGAAVCPEKTVKNQETNLNETEEVDALYVHEVVILNEDKKIPKNLNIDKENASVWYLDNGASNHMMGNKEFFSSLNLNTKGKVKFGDGSCVDFVEKGVVTFVCKTGEKKALKDIYYIPDLKHNMLSLGQATENICDVQMKDVYLTLTDLCGRLLVHVTRSLNRLYKTLMEISYPECLHVKDEDATWRCHA; translated from the exons ATGGCTGACGTGGCTAGGGCTCCACGCACGAAGGACCTTGGATCTGCATCCATCCAATGTCTGATGTTGACATCGACAAACTACACAGTTTGGTCGATGAAGATGAAGGTTCTACTTCATGTTCATGAAGTGTGGGACACGATCGAACCCGGTTCAGAtgatcaaaagaagaaagatgttTTGATAGCTCTTTTGTTTCAATCTGTTCCAGAGACGTTGATTCTCCATGTGGGAGATCAAACTGCATCTAAAGAGATCTGGAACACCATCAAGTCGCAACACCTTGGAGCTGATCGTGTAAGGGAGGCGAGACTTCAAACGTTGATGACGAAGTTTGATAGGTTGAAGATGGATGATAACGATACAGTCGATGACTTTGCAGGGAAGATATCGAGCCTATCATCCAAAGCAACCTCGTTGggagaaaacatagaagaatccaagatggttaagaagttcttgaagggtCTTCCGAGATACAAGTACATTCAGATCGTAGCGTCACTTGAGAAAGTCCTAGACCTCAACAAGGCGGGTTTTGAGGATATAGTTGGAACGCTTAAGGCGTACGAGGAGCGTGTAGGAGAAGAAACTCAGAAAGAAGACCAAGGGAAGCTGATGTTTTCAAACAATGAAGAGCATAGTCAGAGGGGCTATGAGAATTCCCGTGGTAGTTTGGAAGAGAACGGATTGGTAGAGGCAGAGGTCGGG GCAGCTGTCTGTCCCGAGAAGACAGTGAAGAATCAAGAAACTAACCTAAACGAGACAGAAGAGGTCGATGCACTTTATGTACACGAGGTGGTGATCTTGAATGAAGATAAGAAAATTCCAAAGAATCTTAATATCGACAAAGAAAATGCAAGTGTCTGGTATTTGGATAATGGAGCGAGTAATCACATGatgggaaacaaagagttcTTTTCGAGTTTGAATCTAAACACCAAAGGGAAGGTGAAGTTCGGTGATGGATCGTGTGTTGACTTTGTAGAAAAGGGTGTGGTTACCTTTGTATGCAAGACTGGAGAGAAGAAGGCACTCAAAGACATATATTACATACCCGATCTGAAGCACAATATGTTAAGTCTTGGGCAAGCAACAGAGAACATATGTGACGTTCAGATGAAAGATGTCTACTTAACACTCACAGATTTGTGTGGAAGGTTGCTAGTACATGTCACAAGATCTCTGAACCGTCTCTACAAGACCCTTATGGAGATAAGCTACCCGGAGTGTTTACATGTCAAGGATGAAGATGCTACATGGAGGTGTCATGCTTGA